Proteins found in one Fundidesulfovibrio terrae genomic segment:
- a CDS encoding HAD family hydrolase: MEQLMSKCRIDAVILDFGGVVAEEGFAQGIKAIARAHSRDEQAVWKAGLEAVWESGYVYGRGGEADFWRLFKERTGISGDEAGWRSEVLSLFAVRPFMRDLVERLRGMGVVTAILSDQTDWLAVLDERQEFFRHFDKVFNSYHHGMTKKEPEFFLLALRELGVEPGRAVFVDDNPGNVDRARELGMHAILYCDRDDFEQQLGRLCPGVFE; the protein is encoded by the coding sequence GTGGAACAGCTTATGAGCAAGTGCCGGATAGACGCCGTGATTCTCGACTTCGGCGGAGTCGTCGCCGAGGAGGGTTTCGCCCAGGGGATCAAGGCCATCGCCCGCGCCCACAGCCGCGACGAGCAGGCCGTCTGGAAGGCCGGGCTCGAGGCAGTCTGGGAAAGCGGTTACGTGTACGGCCGGGGCGGCGAAGCCGACTTCTGGCGGCTCTTCAAGGAGCGCACCGGCATTTCCGGCGACGAGGCGGGCTGGCGCAGCGAGGTGCTGTCGCTCTTCGCGGTGCGTCCCTTCATGCGGGATCTGGTGGAGCGGTTGCGGGGCATGGGAGTGGTGACGGCCATTCTCTCCGACCAGACCGACTGGCTGGCCGTGCTCGACGAGCGCCAGGAGTTCTTCCGGCACTTCGACAAGGTGTTCAACAGCTACCACCACGGCATGACCAAGAAGGAGCCGGAATTCTTCCTGCTGGCCTTGCGCGAGCTCGGCGTCGAACCCGGCCGCGCGGTCTTCGTGGACGACAATCCCGGCAACGTGGACCGCGCCCGGGAGTTGGGCATGCACGCCATCCTGTATTGCGACCGCGACGATTTTGAACAACAGCTCGGGCGGCTCTGCCCCGGCGTTTTCGAGTAG
- a CDS encoding ABC transporter substrate-binding protein, whose translation MDSRIPSKRSGVLARFRVALLAAAALVVAVAHGHGHARVEATRVSLLHYWTGAFSGGISELVEAFNEGNASMRVDASGLEHESFKVGIKGMLHEGRAPDIFSYWAGARVNSLVEAGYLAPIDDVWAESGLNGLFTKTVAQACTYGGRKYAVPVTQHYVAFFYNKKVFDGLGLAPPRTWREFLDVCARLKMAGVTPLALGTRELWPAQFWFDFLLLRTAGPEYRGRLMEGAASFTDPQVERTFALWKALLDEGYFNRAPEKSDWADAARMVREGEAAMTLMGSWIIGLYTGQMGWEEQSGFDFFPFPTIDAGVPQSALGPIDVFVATNGGKAEDSKKALAFFAQLGPQMKMSEGSGAIAPNIRVPRKFYSPLRQRIRQAILDAPHWAFAFDLATPPAVADIGLGTFSAFLRNPDNARQILLNTQKRVESFSTPQPSETPADPKLDSDRRR comes from the coding sequence TTGGACAGCCGAATCCCTTCGAAGCGCTCGGGCGTCCTGGCGCGTTTCCGCGTGGCCCTGCTGGCGGCCGCGGCCTTGGTGGTCGCCGTGGCGCACGGGCACGGCCACGCGCGGGTGGAGGCGACGAGGGTAAGCCTGTTGCACTACTGGACCGGCGCTTTCAGCGGAGGCATAAGCGAACTCGTGGAGGCGTTCAACGAGGGGAACGCCTCCATGCGCGTGGACGCTTCGGGCCTGGAGCACGAATCGTTCAAGGTCGGCATCAAGGGGATGCTGCACGAAGGCAGGGCTCCGGACATCTTCTCCTATTGGGCCGGGGCCAGGGTCAACTCGTTGGTCGAGGCCGGATATCTGGCGCCCATCGACGACGTCTGGGCCGAGTCCGGGCTCAACGGTCTGTTCACCAAGACAGTGGCCCAGGCGTGCACCTACGGCGGCAGGAAATACGCCGTTCCCGTCACGCAGCACTACGTGGCCTTCTTTTACAACAAGAAGGTGTTCGACGGCCTGGGACTGGCCCCCCCGAGAACCTGGCGAGAGTTCCTGGACGTGTGCGCCCGCCTCAAAATGGCCGGGGTCACGCCCTTGGCCCTGGGGACGCGCGAACTGTGGCCGGCCCAGTTCTGGTTCGACTTTCTCCTGTTGCGCACGGCGGGGCCCGAGTACCGGGGGCGCCTGATGGAAGGAGCGGCGTCCTTTACCGACCCGCAGGTGGAGCGGACCTTCGCGCTCTGGAAGGCCCTCCTGGATGAGGGATACTTCAACCGCGCCCCCGAAAAGTCCGACTGGGCGGACGCCGCCCGGATGGTGCGCGAAGGCGAGGCGGCCATGACTCTCATGGGCTCGTGGATCATCGGACTCTACACGGGCCAGATGGGCTGGGAAGAGCAATCCGGATTCGACTTTTTCCCGTTCCCAACCATCGACGCTGGCGTGCCCCAATCGGCTCTGGGCCCCATCGACGTCTTCGTGGCCACAAACGGCGGCAAAGCCGAGGACAGCAAGAAGGCCCTGGCCTTTTTCGCGCAGCTCGGCCCCCAGATGAAAATGAGCGAAGGGTCCGGGGCCATCGCGCCCAACATCCGCGTTCCCCGGAAATTCTACAGCCCCCTCAGGCAGCGCATCCGCCAGGCCATCCTCGACGCGCCGCATTGGGCCTTCGCCTTCGACCTGGCCACCCCGCCGGCGGTGGCCGATATCGGGCTCGGAACCTTTTCCGCCTTCCTGCGCAACCCTGACAATGCGCGCCAGATTCTGCTGAACACCCAGAAACGCGTGGAAAGCTTCTCTACGCCGCAGCCTTCAGAGACTCCTGCGGATCCGAAACTCGATTCCGACAGGCGGAGGTAG
- a CDS encoding PAS domain-containing sensor histidine kinase, translating into MADQLGSSLALPLWNFQDDQATKIVENAMRDNFIVAVIARDTITQRIVVGRTRLSDGSLAPASEAPAAENLIFKQSTITFNTRNIGQIEVWGTPEYAREALKESLTRLVLSIALVNAALVALLSLILNRTVIRPLKAVETYALTVSSEEQADAMVPKGFLLREIENLRDSIVIMVEKLRLRYEELKQSQTGLAKAEARYRNLYENALAGIFRCTPGGRLLSANSAMARLLGFSSPFELLDKVGDIYSQMLIDAADRQELRFLLDFHDEVSRFRVRFAKPDGEIRIGTLHARITRDERGARLHIDGMLEDITDRTRAEEQLIEAHEFIQNILDSMPSVVIGIDAAQRVTHFNRTTLTATSIDEHHLLGMPLTEVLPRLAAHTEMIERALREGKPDSLSNQAHMVDDQIRQENILVFPVQRGAENGAVIRIDDVTDQARLEQLLLQTEKMMSLGGLAAGMAHEINNPLAGILQSVQNILRRVSPGLDANSQVASECGCNIEDVSAYLEKRGIMEFLSNIRESGERAAKIVSNMLSFTRRASVKAVATRLDELLDRSINLASTDYDLKKKYDFKQIQITREYSPDVPPVPCVPMEIEQVIINLLRNAAQAMASHPRPGQEPSIFLRLKLKGKMAVIEIEDNGPGIGEKDIRKVFEPFYTTKKPGEGTGLGLSVSFFIITRNHGGTIHVESEPGHGAKFVVQLPIFSQASPPSACRGNLET; encoded by the coding sequence ATGGCCGATCAGCTCGGTTCGAGTCTGGCCTTGCCATTGTGGAACTTCCAGGATGACCAGGCCACAAAGATTGTCGAAAACGCCATGCGCGACAACTTCATCGTCGCTGTCATTGCGCGCGACACCATCACGCAACGCATCGTGGTCGGCCGCACGAGGCTCTCCGACGGTTCGCTGGCCCCGGCCAGCGAAGCTCCAGCTGCGGAAAACCTGATCTTCAAGCAGAGCACCATCACCTTCAACACGCGCAACATCGGCCAGATCGAGGTCTGGGGGACGCCCGAGTACGCACGCGAGGCCCTCAAGGAATCCCTCACCCGCCTTGTCCTGAGCATCGCCCTGGTCAACGCGGCCCTGGTGGCCCTGCTTTCCCTCATCCTGAACCGCACCGTCATCCGCCCCCTCAAGGCCGTGGAAACCTACGCCCTCACGGTCAGTTCGGAAGAACAGGCCGACGCCATGGTCCCCAAGGGGTTCTTGTTGCGCGAGATCGAAAACCTCAGGGACTCCATCGTGATCATGGTGGAGAAGCTGCGGCTGCGCTACGAGGAGCTCAAGCAGTCCCAGACGGGACTGGCAAAGGCCGAGGCGCGCTACCGGAACCTCTACGAGAACGCCCTGGCGGGCATCTTCCGCTGCACGCCGGGGGGGCGGCTGCTCTCCGCAAACTCCGCCATGGCCCGGCTACTGGGGTTCTCCTCGCCTTTCGAACTCCTCGACAAGGTCGGCGACATATACTCCCAAATGCTCATCGACGCAGCGGACAGGCAGGAGCTGCGCTTCCTCCTGGATTTCCACGACGAGGTCTCCCGGTTCCGGGTACGCTTCGCCAAGCCGGACGGCGAGATCCGCATCGGCACCCTGCACGCCAGGATCACCCGCGACGAGCGGGGCGCGCGCCTACACATCGACGGCATGCTCGAGGACATCACCGACCGGACCCGGGCCGAAGAACAGCTGATCGAGGCCCACGAATTCATCCAGAACATCCTGGATTCCATGCCCTCCGTGGTCATCGGCATCGACGCGGCCCAGCGCGTCACCCACTTCAACCGGACCACCCTGACCGCCACCAGCATCGACGAACACCACCTCCTGGGCATGCCCCTGACCGAGGTGCTCCCCCGGCTGGCCGCGCACACGGAAATGATCGAACGGGCCCTGCGCGAGGGCAAGCCGGACTCGCTCTCCAACCAGGCCCACATGGTCGACGACCAGATCCGCCAGGAGAACATCCTGGTCTTTCCCGTCCAGCGCGGCGCGGAGAATGGCGCGGTCATCCGCATCGACGACGTGACCGACCAGGCGAGGCTGGAACAGCTGCTGCTCCAGACCGAAAAGATGATGTCGCTTGGCGGCCTCGCCGCGGGCATGGCCCATGAGATCAACAATCCCCTGGCCGGCATACTCCAGAGCGTCCAGAACATCCTGCGCCGCGTCTCACCCGGACTGGACGCCAACTCGCAGGTCGCCTCGGAGTGCGGCTGCAACATCGAGGACGTGTCCGCCTACCTGGAGAAGCGGGGCATCATGGAATTTCTCTCCAACATCCGCGAGTCCGGGGAACGCGCGGCCAAGATCGTCAGCAACATGTTGAGCTTCACCAGGCGGGCGTCGGTGAAGGCCGTGGCAACCAGGCTCGACGAGCTGCTCGACCGCAGCATCAATCTTGCCTCCACCGACTACGACCTCAAGAAAAAATACGATTTCAAACAGATACAAATCACCAGGGAGTATTCACCCGATGTTCCCCCGGTTCCCTGCGTGCCCATGGAGATCGAACAGGTCATCATCAACCTGCTGCGCAACGCCGCCCAGGCCATGGCCTCGCACCCCCGCCCCGGCCAGGAGCCCAGCATTTTCCTGCGACTCAAGCTCAAAGGGAAAATGGCGGTCATAGAGATCGAGGACAACGGCCCCGGAATCGGCGAGAAGGACATCCGCAAGGTCTTCGAGCCGTTCTACACCACCAAGAAGCCGGGCGAAGGCACCGGGCTCGGCTTGTCGGTCTCGTTCTTCATCATCACCCGCAACCACGGCGGCACGATCCACGTGGAATCGGAACCGGGGCACGGCGCGAAATTCGTCGTGCAGCTGCCCATATTCTCGCAAGCATCCCCGCCGTCCGCCTGCCGGGGCAATCTCGAGACGTGA
- a CDS encoding YbgA family protein codes for MNIHQGNGSAPEPPLRIGVSACLLGQPVRYDGGHKHDRWITGELGRYVEFVPVCPEVEAGLGVPREAMRLVGDPAAPRLVTVNTKRDMTTAMTQCAARRVEELAGEDLCGFIFKNKSPSSGMARVKVYPEEGGMPAHTGVGLFAKAFMERFPLLPVEEEGRLCDARLRENFIERIFVLRAWRDMLDAIPGEDAAGLSRELTRFHARHKLLIMAHSPSHARLMGALAADAKGKAPKELLDAYEKLLLEALGRLATTARNVNVLQHMAGYFRKLATQDERAELAEVIEAYRAGLVPLIVPVTLVKHHVRKHGVEYLAGQVYLNPHPLELKLRNYY; via the coding sequence ATGAATATCCACCAAGGAAACGGCTCTGCCCCGGAGCCGCCCCTGCGCATAGGCGTGAGCGCCTGCCTGCTGGGACAGCCTGTGCGTTACGACGGAGGCCACAAGCACGATCGCTGGATCACCGGAGAACTCGGCCGATACGTGGAGTTCGTCCCGGTTTGCCCCGAGGTGGAGGCCGGACTCGGGGTGCCGCGCGAGGCCATGCGCCTGGTCGGGGACCCTGCCGCGCCACGGCTCGTCACCGTGAACACGAAGCGGGACATGACCACCGCCATGACGCAATGTGCGGCCCGCCGGGTAGAGGAACTGGCCGGGGAAGACCTGTGCGGGTTCATCTTCAAAAACAAATCCCCGTCCTCGGGCATGGCCCGGGTGAAGGTCTACCCCGAGGAAGGGGGCATGCCCGCGCACACGGGAGTGGGGCTTTTCGCCAAGGCGTTCATGGAGCGCTTTCCGCTGCTGCCGGTGGAGGAGGAAGGTAGGCTCTGCGATGCGCGGTTGCGGGAAAATTTCATCGAGCGCATCTTCGTGTTGCGTGCCTGGCGGGATATGCTGGACGCGATACCAGGCGAGGACGCAGCCGGCTTGTCCAGGGAACTCACGCGTTTCCACGCCCGCCACAAGCTCCTCATCATGGCCCACAGCCCCTCCCACGCCCGGCTCATGGGCGCACTGGCGGCCGACGCCAAGGGGAAGGCTCCGAAGGAACTCTTGGACGCATACGAGAAGCTTCTCCTGGAGGCATTGGGAAGACTCGCCACCACGGCCCGCAACGTGAACGTGCTGCAGCACATGGCGGGTTACTTTCGCAAGCTCGCCACCCAGGACGAGCGGGCCGAACTGGCCGAGGTGATCGAGGCGTACCGGGCCGGGCTCGTCCCGCTCATCGTGCCGGTGACTCTGGTGAAGCACCACGTGCGCAAGCACGGCGTGGAGTATCTGGCCGGGCAGGTCTACCTGAACCCGCACCCGCTGGAGCTCAAACTGAGGAACTACTACTGA
- a CDS encoding ATP-binding protein — protein sequence MAFLPVPHDRLLQFKELLGLSTSHESSLAKLAPVFLPRAAELANKVEDFVRSRPQLRIILENQPPGKLNRNWRGWHTLIFTAGIGDEFMNHVWMSGQAHVIHNVDHRYVSLAYNLARAFLHEAAVTGLPVAEQARAITAIDRAVDFSLLVETDAFVTYATQCELEVIQGISHQVRNPVAIIGGNARKLMRLHPDDEPTHEAAEMILSEAVRLERMAKNVNAYMDITQQQATFHRTELAAVIERAAEKVQSASSVPPEAFRIYLSPEADVLSGDPMELCILFACLLENAFQYADPNEPNVSVTSVPSPTRDGFAMITIINNGVSFDPDKTGQAFSPFHSSQPTATGFGLPMARVIASKYFGNITLAPMDGRGTRCVVTLPLYAQKD from the coding sequence ATGGCCTTTCTTCCCGTGCCCCACGACCGCCTGCTCCAGTTCAAGGAACTGCTGGGCCTGAGCACCAGCCACGAGAGTTCCCTGGCCAAGCTCGCCCCGGTCTTTCTGCCCCGCGCCGCCGAGCTGGCCAACAAGGTGGAGGATTTCGTGCGCTCCCGCCCGCAGCTGCGCATCATCCTTGAGAACCAGCCGCCGGGCAAGCTCAACAGGAACTGGCGCGGATGGCACACCCTCATCTTCACCGCGGGGATCGGCGACGAGTTCATGAACCACGTCTGGATGAGCGGCCAGGCCCACGTGATCCACAATGTGGACCACCGTTACGTCAGCCTGGCCTACAACCTGGCCCGGGCCTTCCTGCACGAGGCCGCCGTCACCGGCCTGCCCGTGGCCGAACAGGCCCGAGCCATCACGGCCATCGACCGGGCGGTGGATTTCTCCCTACTGGTGGAAACCGACGCTTTCGTGACCTACGCCACCCAGTGCGAACTGGAGGTCATCCAGGGAATATCGCACCAGGTGCGAAACCCCGTGGCCATCATCGGCGGCAACGCCCGCAAGCTCATGCGCCTGCACCCCGACGACGAGCCCACCCACGAGGCCGCCGAGATGATCCTGTCCGAGGCCGTACGCCTGGAGCGCATGGCCAAGAACGTCAACGCCTACATGGACATCACCCAGCAGCAGGCAACCTTCCACAGGACGGAACTGGCGGCTGTCATCGAACGCGCCGCCGAGAAGGTCCAGTCGGCAAGCTCCGTGCCCCCGGAGGCTTTCCGCATCTATCTTTCGCCTGAAGCCGACGTGCTCTCGGGCGACCCCATGGAGCTGTGCATCCTCTTCGCCTGCCTGTTGGAGAACGCCTTCCAGTACGCCGACCCCAACGAACCCAACGTCAGCGTCACCTCGGTGCCCAGCCCCACCCGGGACGGTTTCGCCATGATCACCATCATCAACAACGGCGTCAGCTTCGACCCGGACAAGACCGGCCAGGCGTTCAGCCCCTTCCATTCCTCGCAGCCCACGGCCACCGGCTTCGGGCTGCCCATGGCCCGGGTCATCGCCAGCAAGTACTTCGGCAACATCACCCTGGCCCCCATGGACGGGCGCGGCACCCGCTGCGTGGTCACGCTGCCGCTGTACGCCCAGAAGGACTGA
- a CDS encoding substrate-binding periplasmic protein, which translates to MKALPLVALALMLALAAPSRAEKQGYTILTEDLPPFNFVEKGDVKGISTDLLRLMLEDCGVDARVEDTQVMPWPRALAVARKQSGAILYSVTRTPEREDWFKWIGPILDNRISLIARRDRRIRVGALSDAEGFKTGTVREFASTQLLLLHGYPERNLEYAADMRSNALKLNAGRIDLLAGSEHAFAWILPQCGLRPEDFETVFVLREGAIYFACSKDMPDELVDRLQRSLDKLKMSGKARQIIASYQH; encoded by the coding sequence GTGAAAGCGCTTCCGCTCGTCGCGCTCGCGCTCATGCTGGCCCTGGCCGCCCCCTCCCGGGCCGAGAAGCAAGGCTACACCATCCTGACCGAGGACCTGCCTCCCTTCAACTTCGTGGAGAAAGGCGACGTGAAAGGCATCTCCACGGACTTGCTCAGGCTCATGCTGGAGGACTGCGGCGTCGACGCCCGGGTCGAGGATACGCAGGTGATGCCCTGGCCCAGGGCGCTGGCCGTCGCCAGGAAGCAATCCGGCGCGATTCTCTACTCCGTTACCCGCACGCCGGAACGGGAAGACTGGTTCAAGTGGATCGGCCCGATCCTTGACAACCGGATTTCCCTGATCGCGCGCAGGGACAGGCGTATCCGCGTAGGCGCTCTTTCCGACGCGGAAGGATTCAAGACCGGAACGGTCCGCGAGTTCGCGTCCACGCAACTGCTGTTGCTTCACGGCTACCCGGAGCGGAACCTGGAGTACGCGGCGGACATGCGGTCCAACGCGCTCAAGCTCAACGCCGGGCGCATAGACCTGCTGGCCGGCAGCGAACATGCTTTCGCCTGGATTCTGCCCCAATGCGGCCTGCGCCCGGAGGATTTCGAAACGGTCTTCGTGCTGCGTGAAGGGGCGATCTACTTCGCCTGCAGCAAGGACATGCCGGACGAACTCGTAGACCGCCTGCAGCGCTCGCTGGACAAGCTCAAGATGTCGGGAAAGGCTCGTCAGATCATCGCCAGCTATCAGCACTGA
- a CDS encoding M16 family metallopeptidase, translating to MTRKLFGYLLVAAALIAGYISHDRISRNATGPDRSPTVVQAPAQVSPDAPGSPAPDAAAPATPAAPIGSQAPVPAGNVPVENGRLLAKLPNGLTVLVVEDKRFPLVAERLYVRAGSAYEAKGQEGLSHLLEHMVFNSTAKRPKGGVAGDIESAGGDTNASTSFDYTKYMADLPRAHWKLGLDVLQDMIFGAKFDASELEQEKKVVISELERGLDEPGQRLFQMSQGQVWAGLPYSHPVIGYRETVGAATSEDLRAYVKRLYQPQSMLLVVVGDVNAREVFNEAQNVFGSLTNDRSVVPPEVKDILPNTGGPTARAAGGNWNKCYLRLNFAVPGMHSAKDSPLEVLADLLGGLKTSRLYRSLVYEKQLADSLDVSTVGLERGGVLSLEATVDPAKLDAFWAALAHELAAFKAGDLSDAELERTKLGIEDAVYRSRETLSGVATSLAYYQFFGFGLEGVDNAVYEVRNTDRTQIQELLDTYLQPGNASLSLLLPGADQAGAEAKARAMTGELSRLWPAKASVAAAGQGGGAVSGPEVLDLGGGRTVVLLPDSTMPYAAVTLTYRGGDALLSPGEQGLAELAAKALTRSTRARDAVAMQDFLADRASSVGASSGRDTFTVSARYPARFAGDMDALMAEIVGEPAFSPQEVERAKKSQLAQIAEAEDRPSSLAFRNLFPFLYPGGHYGYFRAGQPDGVKRFEPDQAAAFWEKQRAMPWVLAVCGQFGREEVLALARKLAAWTGGAPPAFSSPSWSSEHALSLKLAERNQTHLFWVFPVEGRRSPDTPGLEVLRTALAGQGGLLFQDLRDKQGLGYSVSAMLWQAPETGFLVLYIGTTPDKEKQALDGFRRIASEVAAKGLDMDSVERAKSSLEGDYYQDRQSLGSRSQEAALNLSMGYPLDYERELLTKVAALGGEQVAAVAKKYLDPAKAYLLKVEP from the coding sequence ATGACCCGCAAGCTCTTCGGATACCTCCTCGTGGCCGCGGCCCTGATCGCCGGGTATATCTCCCATGACCGTATCTCCAGGAACGCGACCGGGCCGGATCGGAGTCCGACCGTGGTCCAGGCCCCGGCTCAAGTGAGCCCGGACGCGCCGGGCAGCCCCGCGCCTGATGCCGCCGCTCCCGCGACACCCGCCGCGCCCATCGGGAGCCAGGCCCCTGTCCCGGCCGGGAACGTCCCCGTGGAGAACGGGCGGCTGCTGGCCAAGCTCCCCAACGGGCTCACCGTTCTGGTGGTCGAGGACAAGCGCTTCCCCCTGGTGGCCGAGCGCCTCTACGTGCGGGCCGGGTCCGCCTACGAGGCCAAGGGCCAGGAGGGCTTGAGCCACCTGCTGGAGCACATGGTGTTCAACAGTACCGCCAAGCGGCCCAAGGGGGGCGTGGCCGGGGACATCGAAAGCGCCGGCGGCGACACCAACGCCTCCACCAGCTTCGACTACACCAAGTACATGGCCGACCTGCCCCGCGCCCATTGGAAACTCGGCCTGGACGTGCTCCAGGACATGATCTTCGGGGCCAAGTTCGACGCATCCGAACTCGAGCAGGAGAAAAAGGTGGTCATCTCGGAGCTTGAGCGCGGCCTGGACGAACCAGGCCAGCGCCTTTTCCAGATGAGCCAGGGACAGGTGTGGGCCGGGCTGCCCTACAGCCACCCGGTCATCGGCTACCGGGAGACCGTGGGCGCCGCCACTTCCGAGGACCTCAGGGCCTACGTGAAGCGCCTCTACCAGCCCCAGTCCATGCTGCTGGTGGTGGTGGGGGACGTGAACGCCCGCGAGGTTTTCAACGAGGCCCAAAATGTCTTCGGCTCGCTCACGAACGACCGGTCCGTGGTTCCCCCGGAGGTCAAGGACATCCTCCCCAATACCGGCGGCCCCACGGCCAGGGCGGCCGGGGGCAACTGGAACAAGTGCTACCTGCGCCTGAATTTCGCCGTGCCCGGGATGCACTCGGCCAAGGATTCCCCCCTGGAGGTGCTGGCGGACCTTCTGGGCGGCCTGAAGACTTCCAGGTTGTACCGCTCGCTGGTCTATGAGAAGCAGCTGGCCGATAGTCTGGATGTCTCCACTGTCGGCCTGGAGCGCGGCGGAGTGCTGAGCCTCGAGGCAACCGTGGACCCGGCCAAGCTGGACGCCTTCTGGGCCGCCCTGGCGCACGAGCTGGCCGCGTTCAAGGCCGGGGATCTCTCCGACGCGGAGCTGGAGCGCACAAAGCTCGGCATCGAGGACGCGGTCTACCGCTCCCGCGAGACCCTGAGCGGCGTGGCCACGTCGCTGGCCTACTACCAGTTCTTCGGGTTCGGCCTGGAAGGCGTGGACAATGCGGTCTACGAGGTCAGGAACACCGACCGGACCCAGATTCAGGAACTTCTGGACACCTACCTCCAGCCGGGCAACGCCAGCCTTTCCCTGCTCCTCCCCGGCGCGGACCAGGCCGGGGCCGAGGCCAAGGCCCGGGCCATGACCGGAGAGCTCTCGCGCCTGTGGCCCGCCAAGGCTTCCGTCGCGGCGGCCGGGCAGGGCGGCGGCGCGGTGTCCGGACCCGAGGTGCTGGACCTGGGCGGCGGGCGCACGGTGGTTCTGCTGCCCGATTCCACCATGCCCTACGCCGCGGTGACGCTGACCTACCGGGGCGGCGACGCCCTGTTGTCCCCGGGCGAGCAGGGCCTGGCCGAACTCGCAGCCAAGGCCCTCACGCGCTCCACGCGCGCTCGCGACGCAGTGGCCATGCAGGATTTCCTGGCTGACCGGGCCTCGTCCGTGGGCGCGTCCTCGGGCCGGGACACCTTCACCGTGAGCGCCCGCTATCCCGCGCGCTTCGCCGGGGACATGGACGCTCTGATGGCCGAGATCGTGGGCGAACCGGCGTTTTCGCCCCAGGAAGTGGAGCGGGCCAAGAAAAGCCAGCTGGCCCAGATCGCCGAGGCGGAGGACAGGCCCAGCAGCCTGGCTTTCAGGAATCTCTTTCCCTTCCTCTATCCGGGCGGTCACTATGGCTATTTCCGGGCCGGTCAGCCGGACGGGGTGAAGCGTTTCGAGCCGGACCAAGCCGCGGCCTTCTGGGAGAAACAGCGCGCCATGCCCTGGGTGCTGGCCGTGTGCGGCCAGTTCGGACGCGAAGAGGTGCTCGCCCTGGCCAGGAAGCTGGCCGCATGGACCGGCGGCGCCCCCCCGGCCTTCTCCAGTCCGTCCTGGTCCTCGGAACACGCCTTGAGCCTCAAGCTGGCCGAGCGCAACCAGACGCATCTGTTCTGGGTATTTCCCGTGGAAGGCAGGCGCAGCCCGGATACCCCGGGCCTGGAGGTGCTCCGTACGGCCCTGGCAGGGCAGGGCGGGCTTCTGTTCCAGGACCTGCGCGACAAGCAGGGCCTGGGATATTCGGTCTCGGCCATGCTTTGGCAGGCCCCGGAGACGGGATTCCTGGTCTTGTACATCGGGACCACGCCGGACAAGGAAAAACAGGCCCTGGACGGATTCAGGCGCATCGCGTCGGAGGTCGCGGCCAAAGGACTGGACATGGACTCCGTGGAACGGGCCAAGAGTTCCCTCGAGGGCGATTACTATCAGGATCGCCAGAGCCTGGGCAGCCGCAGCCAGGAAGCCGCGCTGAACCTGTCCATGGGCTACCCGCTGGACTACGAGCGAGAGCTCCTGACGAAGGTGGCCGCGCTCGGAGGGGAACAGGTGGCCGCCGTGGCGAAGAAGTATCTGGACCCGGCCAAGGCGTACCTGCTCAAGGTCGAGCCGTAA